Proteins encoded by one window of Vibrio rumoiensis:
- a CDS encoding ABC transporter permease, with protein sequence MFTFLVKRLFQALIVMFVISLVAFSIQDNLGDPLRELVGQSVSQAERDALRDEMGLNDPFIVKYHRFVVNALHGDLGTSYFFKKPAAEVILEKLVATLELVFGASLIIVFLSIPLGVYSAIHPKSILTKVIMGFSSIGISIPVFLTAIMLMYVFSIELGWLPSYGRGETVEVLGSGWHSGLFTLDGLAHLALPCISLASIMLPLFIRLVRSEMLEVLGSEYIKFCRAKGLAMNKIYYQHALKNTMLPVLTVGGVQIGTMVAYTILTETVFQWPGTGFLFLEAINRVDTPLITAYVIFVGLIFVVTNTIVDLLYGLVNPTVNITGKGA encoded by the coding sequence ATGTTTACGTTTCTGGTCAAGCGCCTGTTTCAGGCACTGATAGTGATGTTTGTGATCAGTTTGGTTGCGTTTTCCATACAGGATAACCTAGGTGACCCGTTGCGTGAGCTTGTCGGACAGTCTGTCTCACAAGCTGAACGTGATGCTTTACGTGATGAAATGGGGCTTAATGACCCGTTTATCGTGAAATATCATCGTTTTGTCGTCAATGCATTGCATGGCGATCTTGGTACGTCTTACTTTTTCAAAAAGCCCGCCGCGGAAGTCATTCTTGAAAAGCTGGTGGCAACCTTAGAATTAGTGTTTGGTGCCTCTCTTATTATCGTATTCTTATCTATCCCGCTCGGGGTGTATTCCGCGATTCACCCGAAGAGTATTTTAACCAAAGTCATTATGGGCTTTAGTAGTATTGGTATTTCTATCCCGGTGTTTTTAACCGCCATCATGTTGATGTATGTCTTTTCGATTGAGTTGGGCTGGCTGCCGTCTTATGGTCGTGGTGAGACAGTCGAAGTGTTGGGCAGTGGCTGGCATTCTGGTTTATTTACCCTTGATGGTCTAGCGCATCTTGCTCTGCCTTGTATTTCACTTGCATCGATTATGCTGCCTCTGTTTATTCGTTTGGTACGCTCTGAAATGCTGGAAGTGCTTGGTTCGGAATACATTAAATTTTGTCGAGCGAAAGGCTTGGCGATGAACAAAATTTATTACCAACATGCACTGAAAAATACCATGCTACCGGTACTTACCGTAGGTGGTGTGCAGATTGGTACTATGGTGGCGTACACCATTTTGACCGAAACCGTATTCCAATGGCCGGGTACTGGCTTTCTTTTCCTAGAAGCGATTAACCGTGTAGATACACCGTTAATTACCGCTTACGTTATCTTCGTTGGTTTGATCTTTGTCGTGACCAATACCATCGTCGATTTACTTTATGGCTTGGTGAACCCAACCGTCAACATCACAGGAAAAGGAGCATAA
- a CDS encoding ABC transporter permease, with amino-acid sequence MNQQTSSIVPTRWERFKQSDILYYFLRDKVAMVSFAVFMAFFVAAILSPWIAPTNPYDLTSIDIMNSELPPSWMDGGDSAFWLGTDDQGRDIFSTILYGSRLSLMIGFCAVAVQLFLGIIIGLSAGYFGGRIDSFLMRFADVQLSFSTMMVAIIVSAIFKASFGGEFYSQYAVLMLIVIIGVAEWPQYARTIRASVLAEKKKEYVEAARVMGFRSPRIMFRHILPNCLSPILVISTVQIANAIMSEAALSFLGLGLPVDQPSLGSLISIGFNYIFSGSWWITAFPGIVLVTIVLVINLLGDWLRDVFNPKLYKG; translated from the coding sequence ATGAATCAGCAAACTTCATCGATTGTTCCTACTCGTTGGGAACGCTTTAAACAATCCGATATCTTGTATTACTTCTTACGTGACAAAGTGGCGATGGTCAGCTTTGCGGTATTTATGGCGTTTTTTGTGGCGGCTATTTTATCGCCTTGGATTGCACCCACGAACCCGTATGATTTAACTTCAATTGATATCATGAACTCTGAATTGCCTCCATCTTGGATGGATGGTGGCGATAGCGCATTCTGGTTAGGAACCGATGACCAAGGGCGCGATATCTTTTCGACCATTTTGTATGGTTCGCGCTTGTCATTGATGATCGGTTTTTGTGCCGTAGCAGTGCAGTTGTTTTTAGGCATCATTATTGGTCTGTCTGCTGGTTACTTCGGTGGCCGTATTGATAGCTTTTTGATGCGCTTTGCCGATGTGCAATTATCGTTTTCGACTATGATGGTGGCGATCATTGTGTCGGCTATCTTCAAAGCGAGCTTTGGCGGTGAGTTTTATAGCCAATATGCTGTGTTGATGCTGATCGTGATTATCGGTGTCGCAGAGTGGCCGCAGTATGCCCGTACCATTCGTGCTTCAGTATTAGCCGAGAAGAAGAAAGAATATGTCGAAGCGGCGCGTGTAATGGGTTTCCGTTCACCACGCATTATGTTCCGCCATATTTTGCCGAACTGTTTATCACCAATTTTGGTAATTTCAACAGTACAGATCGCGAATGCGATCATGTCGGAAGCCGCGCTCTCTTTCTTAGGACTAGGCTTACCGGTTGACCAACCATCACTCGGTTCATTGATTAGTATTGGTTTTAACTACATTTTCTCAGGTTCTTGGTGGATTACTGCGTTTCCAGGTATCGTGTTGGTGACGATCGTATTGGTGATTAACTTACTAGGCGATTGGTTGCGTGATGTGTTTAACCCTAAATTGTATAAAGGGTAA
- a CDS encoding Gfo/Idh/MocA family protein: MLRLAIIGTNWITERFVQAALEVNEFELTGVYSRTEARAAEFAAPFNAKAQCFTDLQAMAQSDAFDAVYIASPNSLHYEQSVLMLENGKHVICEKPIASNITQAEHMYQVAEQNGVVLFEAFKTEYLPNFGLINQHLDKLGKLHKVFINYCQYSSRYQRYLDGENPNTFNPEFSNGSIMDIGFYCVSSAVALFGEPQHIKASAHLLESGVDAHGTVILSYPEHDVVISHSKVSDSNIPSEIQGEAGSMIIEHISECDHIVLKLRGEEAQTLSVPQVENTMTYEASIFAEQIKRGQLCQTAKARALGVSRISTEVRKQVGVVFPADQ, encoded by the coding sequence ATGCTACGTCTAGCCATTATAGGGACAAACTGGATCACTGAGCGTTTTGTGCAAGCGGCATTAGAAGTCAATGAGTTTGAATTAACCGGCGTGTACTCTCGCACCGAAGCGCGAGCAGCCGAGTTTGCCGCGCCGTTTAACGCAAAAGCACAATGTTTTACTGATTTACAAGCGATGGCGCAAAGTGATGCGTTTGATGCGGTCTACATCGCTAGCCCGAACTCTCTGCACTATGAGCAAAGTGTGTTGATGCTAGAAAATGGCAAGCATGTGATTTGTGAAAAGCCGATTGCCTCGAATATCACCCAAGCCGAGCACATGTACCAAGTGGCAGAACAAAATGGCGTAGTGTTATTTGAAGCATTCAAAACCGAATACTTACCTAACTTTGGACTGATTAACCAACATCTCGATAAGCTTGGTAAATTGCATAAAGTGTTTATTAACTACTGCCAATATTCATCGCGTTATCAGCGCTATCTTGATGGTGAAAATCCGAATACCTTTAATCCTGAATTTTCGAATGGCTCAATCATGGATATCGGTTTCTACTGTGTATCCAGTGCAGTAGCGTTATTCGGTGAACCTCAACACATTAAAGCGAGCGCTCACTTACTTGAATCGGGTGTTGATGCACACGGTACGGTTATCCTGAGTTATCCAGAACATGATGTGGTGATTTCTCACTCTAAAGTGTCTGATTCGAATATCCCAAGTGAGATCCAGGGTGAAGCGGGTTCAATGATTATTGAGCACATTTCAGAATGCGATCATATTGTATTGAAATTGCGTGGTGAAGAAGCACAGACTCTGAGCGTTCCTCAAGTTGAAAACACCATGACTTATGAAGCTTCCATTTTTGCTGAGCAAATCAAGCGAGGTCAGCTGTGCCAAACAGCCAAAGCGAGAGCATTGGGAGTTTCGCGCATTAGCACTGAAGTGAGAAAGCAAGTTGGGGTCGTTTTCCCGGCGGATCAATAA
- a CDS encoding outer membrane beta-barrel protein → MSLRPYLWHYPITRLLTIMAAYSASALLSYAYAASQIGEVTTVPKTMVTESPAETGKPKVINPGPNRPANSDKVWDRILPIGGQVAIYNGYDLPLPFGVSFLYSYIEQDQTISNMKVGYGGPANIDINFLSFDRFRSKTNTPQLKLDAWVLPFLNVFATVGRIKGTIDIKMSMPKGSVVTSDPVTNAINDGIQAYCAKNPVKCRAGSALKPDTPPDIFNGEPWRLNAEAEIEGYNYSFGAMLAGASGDWFYTMPIVYTQTNMKKTNVSGGTLNIQPRVGYTFALEHGLELNLYTGASYMDSNQTISGGFNLETMEASRDFDSPHTIAFKVDQENTDKWGGILGVNFNINKHLSSAIEYTGVVGDRRQMILMVNGRF, encoded by the coding sequence ATGTCGCTCCGACCTTATCTTTGGCATTATCCTATTACACGCCTATTAACCATCATGGCTGCTTATAGTGCCAGTGCTTTGCTTTCTTACGCTTATGCCGCTAGCCAAATTGGAGAAGTCACGACTGTCCCTAAAACAATGGTTACAGAAAGCCCAGCGGAGACGGGTAAACCTAAAGTGATTAACCCAGGGCCCAATCGCCCTGCTAACTCAGATAAGGTGTGGGATAGAATATTACCGATTGGTGGGCAGGTCGCTATTTACAATGGTTACGATTTACCTCTGCCTTTTGGTGTCAGTTTTTTATACAGTTATATCGAGCAAGATCAGACTATTAGCAATATGAAAGTCGGCTATGGCGGCCCGGCAAATATTGATATTAACTTTCTATCTTTTGATCGATTTCGTAGTAAAACCAACACGCCCCAATTAAAACTCGATGCATGGGTTTTACCTTTTCTCAATGTGTTTGCTACCGTTGGCCGAATTAAGGGCACCATAGATATTAAGATGAGTATGCCCAAAGGCAGCGTGGTAACTAGCGATCCGGTTACCAATGCAATTAATGATGGCATACAGGCTTACTGTGCCAAAAACCCCGTAAAATGCCGAGCAGGTAGTGCACTGAAACCAGATACACCACCGGATATTTTTAATGGTGAACCTTGGCGTCTCAATGCTGAAGCTGAGATTGAGGGTTATAACTACAGTTTTGGGGCGATGCTAGCAGGAGCTAGTGGCGATTGGTTTTATACGATGCCTATCGTTTATACCCAAACCAATATGAAAAAAACCAATGTATCGGGTGGCACACTGAACATTCAACCTCGGGTAGGCTATACCTTTGCCCTCGAGCATGGCTTAGAGTTAAACCTGTACACCGGTGCGAGTTATATGGATAGTAATCAAACGATTTCGGGTGGCTTTAACCTTGAAACCATGGAGGCCTCTCGAGATTTCGATTCGCCACATACCATTGCATTTAAAGTTGACCAAGAAAACACCGACAAATGGGGCGGTATTTTAGGGGTAAACTTTAATATCAATAAACATTTATCATCAGCCATTGAGTACACTGGGGTGGTGGGCGATCGCCGACAAATGATCTTAATGGTCAATGGGCGATTCTAA
- a CDS encoding outer membrane beta-barrel protein has protein sequence MFILLFSLLSYWTGTPITSLTNPDYRAYDSPYNYNNFQIGAGWQTDGLDIKLAGSYMINENWIFTGHYQNYFLHDGDFPTGKDAYDSKFNQSDLAFGALYRIPLNPSLDAVFGGELGYDWYKDRDTSSTADEIIGIDYDDHSIGVRGLAGLRYSLSRNLEMGADIGAKYAYDRAYLQTSAEMNYYFTENIALGGKASYDDHDGHIGFYIRVSN, from the coding sequence ATGTTCATTTTGCTTTTTTCGTTACTCTCGTATTGGACAGGAACTCCAATCACGAGCTTAACCAACCCAGATTACCGAGCTTACGACTCGCCTTATAATTACAATAATTTTCAAATTGGTGCCGGTTGGCAAACCGATGGTTTAGATATCAAATTAGCAGGCAGTTACATGATCAATGAAAATTGGATCTTTACTGGCCATTACCAAAACTACTTTCTTCATGATGGTGACTTTCCTACTGGTAAAGATGCTTACGACTCCAAATTCAACCAAAGTGATCTCGCATTTGGTGCACTATATCGCATACCTCTTAATCCTTCCCTTGATGCCGTATTTGGTGGCGAATTAGGTTATGACTGGTATAAAGATCGTGATACCAGCTCTACTGCCGATGAAATTATCGGTATCGATTATGATGATCATAGTATTGGAGTTCGTGGATTAGCGGGGCTTCGCTATAGCTTGAGCCGTAATCTTGAAATGGGGGCCGACATCGGAGCAAAATACGCCTATGACCGTGCTTACCTACAAACGTCTGCCGAAATGAACTATTACTTTACCGAGAATATTGCATTGGGCGGTAAAGCCAGTTACGACGATCACGATGGTCATATTGGTTTTTATATTCGCGTTTCAAACTAG